One window from the genome of Luteithermobacter gelatinilyticus encodes:
- a CDS encoding ABC transporter permease, which produces MMALFPLSPLNRKLVRDLWHIKGQLLAIILVMGCSIATFILSFGVLDSLKLTRDVYYDQYQFADVFAGLKRAPESIKRQIQEIPGVSAVETRIVFGATVQMAHLPEPVTGRLISLSDKRQALLNNLFLRQGRFPAPDEQDTILANEAFVEAHGLNLGDPVTLVINGHKRSFTIVGVALSPEYVYALAPGSLFPDNRRFGIFWISRRVLEAAVDMDGAFNDVALGLRRNANVAEVQDRLDRILAPYGGLLSYTRKEQISNWFLDNEFKQLSSMGVIGPVIFISVAAFLLNVVMTRLVATQREQIGMLKATGYSNLEISAHYLKMILVLVLLGGVLGILVGSWMGAGLTRLYAEFFHFPLLRYSFAPQVMVLAVFICAGAAVMGTLLAIRRAAVLPPAEAMRPEAPAIYRQTLVERLGLENVFSHLTRIVLRQLERRPWRALLSVLGIGFSVSILIFAMFMDEALDHLLDVQFDLIQREDAALNFVEAVPVRALEEIRQMPGVMRVEPIREVSVALNHGPYQKRLALTGLRPDPHLVRDGLGELELHRILDKNLDPVSMPEHGVALSATLAKILRVRTGDILMVDVLEERRPVFFLPVTRIVEDFMGLNAFMDLDRLNAYLNDPPRITGVALMLDPARRAALYQEIRETPMVAALSLLQEARQSFKETVAESLMITVTVNVLFAAIISFGVIYNTARIALSERGRELAALRVLGLTNREVAWLLFGEMSVIVVCALPLGMVLGRGLAEALAASLEAELFRLPVIITPQTYGLAALIVAGCSLVSFFLVWRQVARLDLVTALKGFE; this is translated from the coding sequence ATGATGGCACTTTTTCCCCTTTCCCCGCTTAATCGCAAACTGGTCAGGGATCTGTGGCATATCAAGGGACAGCTTCTGGCCATCATTCTAGTGATGGGCTGCAGCATCGCCACTTTCATTTTGTCTTTTGGGGTTCTGGACAGCCTCAAACTGACCCGGGACGTCTATTATGACCAGTATCAATTTGCGGACGTGTTTGCCGGGCTTAAACGGGCGCCAGAGTCCATCAAACGCCAGATTCAGGAAATTCCCGGGGTTTCCGCCGTGGAAACCCGGATCGTATTTGGCGCCACGGTACAGATGGCGCACCTGCCCGAACCGGTGACCGGCCGGCTGATTTCCCTGTCGGACAAACGGCAGGCGCTGCTGAATAATCTGTTCCTGCGTCAAGGGCGATTCCCGGCGCCAGACGAGCAGGACACCATCCTCGCCAATGAAGCCTTTGTTGAAGCGCACGGTCTTAACCTTGGCGATCCCGTAACTTTGGTGATCAATGGACACAAACGTTCCTTTACGATCGTGGGTGTGGCGTTGTCGCCGGAATATGTTTATGCCCTGGCGCCGGGCAGCCTGTTTCCTGACAATCGCCGGTTCGGCATTTTCTGGATAAGCCGGCGGGTCCTGGAAGCTGCCGTAGATATGGACGGGGCGTTCAATGACGTGGCGCTGGGCCTGCGCCGCAATGCCAATGTCGCGGAGGTGCAAGACCGACTGGACCGGATTCTGGCCCCGTATGGTGGGCTTTTGTCCTATACTCGCAAAGAACAGATCTCCAACTGGTTTTTGGATAATGAATTCAAGCAACTCAGTTCGATGGGGGTGATCGGCCCGGTGATTTTCATCAGTGTGGCGGCGTTTTTGTTGAATGTGGTGATGACCCGCCTGGTGGCGACCCAGCGGGAACAGATCGGTATGCTCAAGGCCACAGGTTACAGCAATCTGGAGATTTCCGCCCATTATCTGAAAATGATTCTGGTTTTGGTGCTGCTCGGCGGGGTTCTGGGCATTCTGGTGGGGTCATGGATGGGGGCGGGCCTGACCCGGCTGTATGCGGAATTTTTCCATTTTCCGTTGCTCAGATATTCCTTCGCGCCGCAGGTGATGGTTCTGGCGGTCTTTATCTGTGCGGGGGCCGCAGTTATGGGGACGTTGCTGGCGATCCGGCGGGCCGCGGTGCTGCCTCCGGCGGAAGCCATGCGGCCCGAAGCCCCGGCCATCTACCGACAGACGCTGGTGGAACGTCTGGGTCTGGAAAATGTTTTTTCGCATCTGACCCGGATTGTGCTGCGGCAACTGGAACGCCGGCCCTGGCGGGCGCTGCTGTCTGTGCTCGGGATCGGGTTTTCCGTGTCGATCCTGATTTTTGCCATGTTCATGGATGAGGCGCTGGATCACCTGCTGGACGTGCAGTTTGATCTGATTCAACGGGAAGATGCGGCGCTCAATTTTGTGGAAGCGGTTCCGGTGCGCGCGCTGGAGGAAATTCGTCAGATGCCAGGAGTGATGCGGGTCGAACCAATACGCGAGGTAAGCGTGGCCCTGAACCACGGGCCCTATCAAAAACGCCTGGCGCTGACGGGTCTGCGGCCGGACCCGCATCTGGTGCGGGATGGTTTGGGGGAGCTGGAGCTGCACCGGATTCTGGATAAAAACCTCGATCCGGTGTCCATGCCAGAGCATGGGGTGGCGTTGTCGGCGACACTAGCGAAAATCCTGCGGGTTCGGACAGGAGATATTCTGATGGTCGACGTGCTGGAAGAACGCCGCCCGGTGTTTTTTCTGCCGGTCACGCGCATCGTCGAGGATTTCATGGGGCTGAATGCCTTTATGGATCTGGACCGGCTTAATGCGTATCTGAACGATCCGCCGCGGATCACCGGGGTGGCGTTGATGCTGGATCCCGCCCGCCGCGCGGCACTGTATCAAGAAATAAGGGAAACCCCGATGGTGGCCGCTCTGTCGCTGTTGCAGGAGGCGCGACAAAGTTTCAAGGAAACCGTGGCTGAAAGCCTGATGATCACGGTCACCGTCAATGTTCTGTTTGCGGCGATCATTTCCTTCGGGGTGATTTATAATACCGCCCGTATCGCCCTGTCCGAAAGGGGGCGGGAACTGGCGGCGCTCAGGGTGCTGGGCCTGACCAATCGGGAGGTGGCCTGGTTGCTGTTTGGGGAAATGTCCGTGATTGTCGTGTGTGCGCTGCCCCTGGGTATGGTTTTGGGGCGCGGCCTGGCGGAAGCGCTGGCGGCCTCGCTGGAAGCCGAATTGTTTCGGCTGCCGGTGATCATCACGCCGCAGACCTATGGGCTGGCGGCGCTAATTGTGGCAGGATGTTCGCTGGTGTCGTTTTTTCTGGTTTGGCGGCAGGTGGCGCGCCTGGATCTGGTAACTGCCTTGAAGGGCTTTGAATAA
- a CDS encoding ABC transporter ATP-binding protein — protein MPERVLHKTRAPSWSDGIAFRTENLTKDYGSGEMVVHALRGVTLEIPKGELVVLLGPSGSGKSTFLNIIGGLDVATSGHVYFRDRDLATYSERELTLFRRENVGFVFQSYNLVPSLTAVENVALVTDIALHPMSPMAALAAVQLSPRAHHFPSQLSGGEQQRVAIARALAKRPEVLLCDEPTGALDVETGIVVLEALQEVNRRFGTTTIIITHNVTIARIANRVIHFLDGRVRDMTLNASPVSPKELSW, from the coding sequence ATGCCGGAGCGGGTCCTGCACAAGACGAGAGCGCCGTCCTGGTCGGATGGCATCGCGTTCCGCACTGAAAATCTCACCAAGGATTACGGCAGCGGAGAGATGGTGGTGCATGCCCTGCGCGGCGTGACCCTTGAGATTCCGAAAGGGGAGCTGGTGGTTCTTCTGGGGCCGTCGGGCAGCGGCAAATCCACCTTTCTGAACATTATCGGCGGATTGGATGTGGCCACCTCGGGACATGTTTATTTCAGGGACCGGGACCTGGCCACTTATTCGGAACGGGAGCTGACCCTGTTCAGGCGGGAAAATGTGGGTTTTGTGTTTCAAAGCTATAATCTGGTGCCCTCGCTTACGGCAGTGGAGAATGTGGCGCTGGTGACCGATATCGCGCTTCATCCCATGTCGCCGATGGCGGCGCTAGCGGCGGTGCAGCTTTCGCCCCGTGCTCATCACTTTCCGTCGCAGCTGTCCGGCGGCGAACAGCAACGGGTCGCCATTGCCCGGGCGCTGGCCAAGCGGCCGGAGGTGCTGTTATGTGATGAGCCCACTGGCGCGCTGGATGTGGAAACAGGGATTGTGGTGCTCGAAGCTTTGCAGGAGGTTAACCGGCGTTTTGGCACCACCACCATCATCATCACCCATAATGTGACCATTGCCAGAATAGCCAACCGAGTCATTCATTTTCTGGATGGCCGGGTGCGTGACATGACCCTCAATGCGTCTCCTGTCTCTCCCAAAGAACTGTCATGGTGA
- a CDS encoding Na+/H+ antiporter NhaC family protein, whose translation MDWVSILPPVVAIIIVVWRREVILSLFLALLTSEVLLVGSADLFQDLFAGFLGSLERIVAVFQNEGNTRILMFSLLVGALLAYLRQSGGVSALVERLINRGLTRSRRQVGLMTTITGLVLFIESNLSVLTAGIVSRGLFDKFGMSRARLAYIIDSTSAPVCILLLLNGWGAYVLGLLGGYDLADPVGILIGSIPLNFYALVTLALVFYTVLSDRVYGPLARADSRAAIESEAQPEIPPTRARYMILPLMVMIGGIFGFMIWTGEGDITKGDGARAILYATILACLCAYILMLLSRRFTHHELVKTGFQGMGELLPLVTIVLLSMALGSSLKLLGTGTFIAGLAGAHLPLFLIVPMLFLAGSLISFTTGTSWGTFALLIPLGMPLIDMLGLPPALVLSAILGGGVFGDHCSPISDTTAVSSIAAGCDLLEHVRTQLPYALTAGGISFGLYILASLVML comes from the coding sequence ATGGACTGGGTCTCCATCCTTCCACCAGTCGTGGCCATCATCATCGTTGTCTGGCGCCGGGAAGTTATTCTGTCCCTGTTTCTGGCACTGTTGACCTCGGAAGTCCTGCTGGTCGGGTCTGCCGACTTGTTTCAGGACCTGTTCGCCGGGTTTCTGGGCAGTCTGGAACGGATCGTGGCCGTGTTTCAGAATGAAGGCAACACCCGCATCCTCATGTTCAGCCTGCTGGTTGGCGCGCTGTTGGCTTATCTCAGACAATCGGGCGGGGTGAGCGCGCTGGTGGAGCGGCTGATCAACCGGGGGCTGACCCGAAGCCGCCGGCAGGTGGGGCTGATGACCACAATTACCGGCCTTGTCCTGTTTATTGAGTCCAATCTCAGCGTGCTCACCGCCGGCATTGTCTCACGGGGCTTGTTTGATAAATTCGGCATGAGCCGAGCACGGCTCGCCTATATTATTGACAGCACCAGTGCCCCGGTCTGCATTCTCCTTCTGCTTAACGGCTGGGGGGCCTATGTGCTGGGCCTGCTTGGCGGTTATGATCTGGCGGATCCGGTGGGTATTCTGATCGGGTCCATTCCGTTGAATTTTTATGCCTTGGTGACGCTGGCGTTGGTCTTCTACACGGTGCTGAGCGACCGGGTCTATGGCCCGCTGGCCCGCGCCGACAGCCGCGCCGCCATCGAAAGCGAGGCGCAACCCGAAATCCCGCCCACTCGCGCCCGATACATGATCCTGCCGCTTATGGTGATGATCGGTGGCATTTTTGGTTTCATGATCTGGACCGGCGAGGGGGACATCACCAAGGGGGACGGCGCACGCGCCATCCTTTATGCCACGATCCTGGCCTGTCTGTGTGCTTATATCCTGATGCTGCTGAGCCGCCGGTTCACCCATCACGAACTGGTTAAAACCGGCTTTCAGGGCATGGGCGAACTGTTGCCACTGGTGACCATTGTGCTGTTGTCCATGGCGCTGGGCAGCAGCCTCAAGCTGCTCGGCACCGGCACCTTCATCGCCGGATTGGCCGGGGCGCATCTGCCGCTGTTTCTGATTGTGCCCATGCTGTTTCTGGCCGGCTCCCTGATCAGTTTCACCACCGGCACCAGCTGGGGCACCTTTGCGCTGCTGATCCCGCTGGGCATGCCGCTGATTGATATGCTGGGCCTGCCGCCGGCGCTGGTGCTTTCCGCCATTCTCGGCGGCGGCGTGTTCGGGGATCATTGTTCCCCGATTTCCGACACCACCGCCGTTTCTTCCATCGCCGCCGGCTGTGACCTTCTGGAACATGTCCGCACCCAGCTGCCCTATGCGCTGACCGCCGGCGGAATCAGCTTCGGTCTGTATATCCTGGCCAGTCTGGTGATGCTCTAG
- the purH gene encoding bifunctional phosphoribosylaminoimidazolecarboxamide formyltransferase/IMP cyclohydrolase, which translates to MSDVDLQPVKRALLSVSDKTGLVEFGKFLQEMGVEILSTGGSARTLADAGIAVKEVAEHTGFPEMMDGRVKTLHPKIHGGLLALRDNADHTKAMHDHDIGGIDLLVVNLYPFEETVEKGADFATCIENIDIGGPAMIRSAAKNHRFVTVVVDPGDYDAVMTSMKDNGGATDHELRRKLAARAFARTGAYDAAISQWFVAQLGETYPERLNITATRQQTLRYGENPHQDAAFYVTRSARPRPGIATARQLQGKELSYNNLNDTDAAFELVSEFDPQDGPAVAIIKHANPCGVARGKTLAEAYEKALRCDPVSAFGGIIALNQTLDGATAREISSIFTEVVIAPDADEEARAILAAKKNLRLLLTGGLADPREAGQIVKSVAGGYLVQSRDNGIVRREDLKVVTKRQPSEQELNDMLFAFTVCKHVKSNAIIYVKDGATVGIGAGQMSRVDSARTAARKAEDATRAAGLDVVMTEGSVVASDAFFPFADGLISAAEAGVTAIIQPGGSIRDEEVIAAADDRNLAMVFTGMRHFRH; encoded by the coding sequence ATGAGCGACGTGGACCTTCAGCCCGTAAAACGGGCGCTTCTTTCTGTTTCAGATAAAACCGGGCTTGTGGAGTTCGGCAAATTCCTTCAGGAGATGGGCGTGGAAATCCTGTCCACCGGCGGCTCGGCGCGCACCTTGGCGGACGCCGGTATTGCGGTCAAGGAAGTGGCCGAACACACCGGTTTTCCGGAAATGATGGACGGCCGGGTCAAAACCCTGCATCCGAAAATTCATGGCGGGCTTCTGGCGCTGCGGGATAATGCGGACCATACAAAAGCCATGCACGATCATGATATTGGCGGCATTGATCTTCTGGTGGTCAATCTTTATCCCTTTGAGGAAACTGTGGAAAAAGGCGCCGATTTTGCCACCTGTATCGAAAATATCGACATTGGCGGGCCGGCCATGATCCGTTCGGCTGCCAAGAACCACAGATTCGTCACTGTGGTGGTGGACCCCGGGGATTATGATGCTGTCATGACATCAATGAAAGACAATGGCGGGGCCACGGACCATGAGTTGCGCCGAAAACTTGCAGCCCGGGCCTTTGCCCGCACCGGCGCCTATGATGCCGCCATTTCCCAGTGGTTTGTGGCTCAACTGGGGGAGACTTATCCGGAACGCCTCAACATCACCGCCACCCGTCAGCAGACCCTGCGCTATGGGGAAAACCCACATCAGGACGCAGCCTTTTATGTGACCCGCAGTGCCCGACCCCGTCCCGGCATCGCCACGGCCCGGCAGCTTCAGGGTAAGGAGCTGAGCTATAACAATCTCAATGATACCGATGCGGCCTTTGAGCTGGTCAGTGAATTTGACCCCCAGGACGGTCCGGCGGTGGCGATCATCAAACATGCCAATCCCTGTGGCGTGGCCCGGGGAAAAACCTTGGCAGAGGCCTATGAAAAGGCACTGCGTTGTGATCCGGTGAGCGCTTTTGGCGGCATTATTGCCCTTAATCAGACCCTGGACGGAGCCACGGCCCGGGAAATTTCCTCCATTTTTACCGAAGTGGTCATTGCCCCGGACGCCGATGAAGAAGCCCGCGCCATTCTCGCGGCCAAGAAAAACCTGCGTCTGCTGCTGACCGGGGGGTTGGCCGATCCGCGCGAGGCGGGACAGATCGTAAAATCCGTGGCTGGGGGGTATCTGGTGCAAAGCCGGGATAATGGCATTGTGCGCCGCGAAGATCTGAAGGTGGTGACCAAAAGACAGCCCAGCGAGCAGGAGCTCAATGACATGCTGTTTGCCTTCACCGTCTGTAAACATGTGAAATCCAATGCCATTATTTATGTGAAGGACGGGGCTACAGTGGGCATCGGCGCCGGGCAGATGAGCCGGGTGGACAGTGCGCGCACCGCCGCGCGCAAGGCCGAAGACGCCACCCGTGCTGCCGGGCTGGATGTGGTCATGACGGAAGGCTCCGTGGTGGCTTCAGATGCGTTTTTCCCGTTTGCCGACGGCCTGATCAGTGCCGCCGAAGCGGGCGTGACGGCCATCATTCAGCCGGGTGGGTCGATCCGCGATGAGGAAGTGATCGCCGCCGCGGATGACCGCAACCTGGCCATGGTATTCACTGGCATGCGTCATTTCCGCCACTAG
- a CDS encoding heparinase II/III family protein: MKTVMRQAGYRSRAHDLRLRGKHPLRILGTPKDPWPGDRVAGAHLLAGRFVLNGHVLRHPHHEQGAWAAAEIWSAADLPAPWQEHLHSFAWLRDLGQAVDRLSARKRAEDLVRGWLDRFESWEELAWRPDLVGRRLINWLAYAPLIMDTDDLIYRSRVLDSLARQARHLMYESPTLPEGPDQIYALAGLAQAGLYIPHGEDWLKRGLNLLVRQLPEEVLPDGGVQSRNPEDVLRLLKALVMLKTSLKAMGHDVPDEVEAALGRLGGLLRLLRHGDGRLALFNGASERSEQEVDALLSRLVPVSEPAQDALQGGFRRLEKNGTCLIVDSGPPAFTPLSRRCHAGTLSFELSSRAMRIIVNCGSGAGVLPGEGSRGDADLFDLSRTTAAHSTLVVENRNSAELLDNGLIGAGPTVATSRRIEERGDVLLELSHDGYVSRFGRKHWRLIYMNGAGDDIRGEDILEQVSDRAEPVMADIRFHVHPAVSAHLMDHVGKRTAGAEEAGRKVRLRLVNDEVWLFQARGAHLRLEDSVYLGTPGRVQQTRQIVLSTRIDGPQQAVKWSIRRIMDA, translated from the coding sequence TTGAAAACCGTCATGCGTCAGGCCGGCTACAGGAGCCGGGCTCATGATCTGCGCCTGAGGGGCAAGCATCCGCTGCGAATCCTGGGCACGCCCAAGGACCCTTGGCCCGGCGACAGGGTAGCCGGCGCGCATCTTTTGGCCGGGCGGTTTGTCCTGAATGGGCATGTGCTGCGCCATCCACATCATGAACAGGGGGCGTGGGCGGCTGCGGAAATCTGGTCGGCTGCGGACCTGCCGGCCCCGTGGCAGGAACATCTGCATAGTTTTGCCTGGCTTCGGGATCTGGGGCAGGCGGTGGACCGGCTCAGCGCCCGCAAACGGGCCGAGGATCTTGTGCGCGGCTGGCTGGACCGGTTTGAGTCCTGGGAGGAGCTGGCCTGGCGGCCCGATCTGGTCGGCCGGCGACTGATCAATTGGTTGGCTTATGCCCCGCTGATCATGGACACGGACGATCTGATCTACCGCAGCCGGGTTTTGGACAGTCTGGCGCGCCAGGCGCGGCATTTGATGTATGAAAGCCCCACCCTGCCGGAAGGGCCGGATCAGATTTATGCCCTTGCCGGGTTGGCTCAGGCCGGGCTGTATATTCCCCACGGAGAAGACTGGCTGAAACGGGGGCTTAATCTGCTGGTCCGCCAGCTGCCTGAAGAGGTGCTGCCGGATGGGGGGGTGCAAAGCCGCAACCCGGAAGATGTGCTCCGTCTGTTGAAGGCCCTTGTGATGCTTAAAACATCGCTCAAAGCGATGGGGCATGATGTGCCGGATGAGGTGGAAGCGGCGCTGGGCCGCCTTGGCGGCTTATTGCGTCTGCTCAGGCACGGCGATGGCCGTCTGGCCCTCTTTAATGGCGCGTCGGAACGATCGGAACAGGAGGTTGACGCCCTTCTTTCCCGGCTGGTGCCGGTTTCCGAGCCGGCTCAGGACGCGCTACAGGGCGGATTTCGCCGGCTGGAAAAAAATGGGACCTGTCTGATTGTGGACAGCGGCCCACCAGCCTTTACGCCCCTTAGCCGTCGCTGTCATGCGGGGACCCTGTCGTTTGAGCTGTCCAGCCGGGCCATGCGGATCATTGTCAATTGTGGCAGTGGGGCCGGGGTGTTGCCTGGCGAAGGGTCAAGGGGAGATGCGGATCTTTTTGATTTGTCGCGGACCACGGCAGCGCACAGCACACTGGTGGTGGAGAACCGCAATAGCGCCGAACTTCTGGACAACGGCCTGATCGGGGCGGGGCCGACCGTGGCCACCAGCCGGCGCATCGAGGAACGGGGGGATGTGCTGCTGGAACTCAGCCATGACGGTTATGTCAGCCGTTTCGGGCGCAAACACTGGCGTCTGATTTATATGAACGGGGCCGGGGATGATATTCGCGGCGAAGACATTTTGGAACAGGTATCGGACCGGGCTGAGCCGGTCATGGCGGATATCCGCTTTCATGTGCATCCGGCGGTGAGCGCCCATCTGATGGATCATGTGGGAAAAAGAACAGCGGGTGCAGAAGAAGCAGGGCGCAAGGTGCGCCTCAGGCTGGTCAATGATGAGGTGTGGCTGTTTCAGGCTCGCGGGGCCCATCTTCGGCTGGAGGACAGTGTCTATCTGGGCACGCCCGGGCGGGTGCAACAGACCCGTCAGATCGTGCTCAGCACCCGCATCGACGGCCCACAACAGGCGGTCAAATGGTCTATCCGGCGCATTATGGATGCATAA
- the rpe gene encoding ribulose-phosphate 3-epimerase, translating into MQQPVKIAPSILSADFARLGEEVAAVDKAGADYIHVDVMDGHFVPNITIGPSVVAALRPHSTKIFDVHLMISPVDSYVEAFAKAGADIITIHPEAGPHFHRTLQLIRSLGKKAGLSLNPGTPVDLVENVLDLVDLVLVMSVNPGFGGQKFIKSQLEKIRRLRRMIDATGRQIDLEVDGGINVDTAKEAVAAGADVLVAGTATFTGGPGHYAQNIRALRGDALGGDALEGE; encoded by the coding sequence ATGCAGCAGCCCGTAAAGATTGCCCCTTCCATCCTTTCCGCGGATTTCGCCCGGCTGGGGGAAGAAGTGGCCGCCGTGGACAAGGCCGGTGCCGATTATATCCACGTGGATGTCATGGATGGCCATTTTGTCCCCAATATCACAATCGGGCCGTCTGTTGTGGCCGCGCTCAGACCCCACAGCACAAAAATCTTTGACGTGCATCTGATGATTTCCCCTGTGGATTCCTATGTGGAGGCATTTGCCAAGGCCGGCGCGGACATCATCACCATTCATCCGGAGGCAGGACCGCATTTTCACCGCACCCTGCAATTGATCCGCTCCCTGGGCAAAAAAGCCGGGCTTTCGCTTAATCCCGGCACACCGGTGGACCTGGTGGAAAACGTGCTGGATCTGGTGGATCTGGTCCTGGTAATGAGTGTCAATCCGGGATTTGGGGGGCAGAAGTTCATCAAGAGCCAGCTGGAAAAAATCCGCCGGCTGCGCCGGATGATTGATGCCACCGGCCGACAGATTGATCTTGAGGTGGATGGCGGTATTAATGTGGACACCGCCAAAGAGGCCGTGGCCGCAGGGGCGGACGTGCTGGTGGCGGGCACGGCGACCTTTACGGGCGGGCCGGGGCATTATGCGCAAAATATCCGCGCGCTCAGGGGAGACGCGCTTGGGGGAGACGCGCTCGAGGGAGAATAG
- a CDS encoding RsmB/NOP family class I SAM-dependent RNA methyltransferase, with protein MAQDLESRRAALYLLERILDKGLTFDGAFTEGCARFPDLADRDRAFLRHLATTTLRRLGQINAMINFCTPKRLGPKQARLRHILQLGVAQLVYMNVPAHAAVDSSVRLVVQQKHPALNSQKAFVNAVLRRIDREKDDFLDKFSDPFLNLPRWLRDSWINRYGKAVSRRLVRALLEEPPLDISLKPELDPADWAQHLGGDILPTGGVRLKKAGPVEKLPGYADGVWWVQDLAAMLPARLLGAEAGQRVLDLCAAPGGKTLQSAARGCRVTAVDVSERRLRRLRDNLDRLGLNCDVVTSDAAAYRPERPFPYILLDAPCSSSGTLRRHPDMAWIKRPEDVHTLAALQARLLGAAVDMLAPGGVLVYCVCSLEAAEGPDQIKALLDRGVPVQRDRIRPEELPGLEAAIGPEGDVQTLPHLYPGGMDGFYICRLKRIS; from the coding sequence ATGGCACAGGATCTCGAGTCGCGCCGGGCGGCGCTTTATCTTCTGGAACGCATACTGGACAAGGGGCTGACTTTCGACGGGGCCTTTACGGAAGGTTGCGCCCGTTTTCCTGATCTGGCGGACCGGGACCGGGCCTTTTTGCGTCATCTTGCCACCACCACCCTGCGCCGGCTCGGCCAGATCAACGCCATGATCAACTTCTGCACCCCGAAACGATTGGGCCCGAAACAGGCGCGACTGCGTCATATCCTGCAGCTGGGCGTGGCGCAGTTGGTGTATATGAATGTGCCGGCCCATGCCGCTGTGGACAGCAGCGTGCGTCTGGTGGTCCAACAAAAACATCCAGCACTGAACAGCCAAAAGGCGTTTGTCAATGCGGTCTTGCGGCGGATAGATCGGGAAAAAGACGACTTTCTGGATAAGTTTTCCGATCCTTTTCTCAATCTGCCGCGCTGGTTGCGCGACAGTTGGATCAATCGCTATGGCAAGGCCGTATCCCGGCGTCTGGTCCGGGCGCTGCTTGAGGAACCCCCCTTGGACATCAGCCTCAAACCGGAACTGGACCCGGCCGATTGGGCCCAGCACCTGGGGGGCGACATTCTGCCTACGGGCGGCGTCCGTCTGAAAAAGGCCGGTCCGGTGGAAAAGCTCCCCGGTTATGCGGACGGGGTGTGGTGGGTGCAGGACCTGGCCGCGATGCTGCCGGCGCGACTGCTGGGCGCGGAGGCGGGTCAGAGGGTACTGGACCTGTGTGCGGCGCCGGGTGGCAAGACGCTGCAATCAGCGGCCCGCGGCTGCCGGGTAACCGCAGTGGATGTTTCAGAGCGGCGGCTGAGGCGCCTGCGGGACAATTTGGACCGGCTTGGCCTTAATTGTGACGTCGTGACGTCAGATGCTGCCGCATACCGTCCGGAGCGGCCGTTTCCCTACATTCTGCTGGATGCCCCCTGTTCGTCCAGTGGCACGTTGCGGCGGCATCCGGATATGGCCTGGATCAAACGCCCCGAGGATGTTCACACCCTGGCGGCGCTTCAGGCGCGATTGCTGGGGGCGGCGGTGGATATGCTGGCTCCGGGCGGGGTGCTGGTCTATTGTGTCTGTTCATTGGAGGCGGCGGAAGGACCGGACCAGATTAAGGCTTTACTGGATCGCGGGGTGCCGGTACAACGGGACAGAATCAGGCCCGAGGAACTGCCGGGACTGGAAGCCGCCATCGGTCCGGAGGGGGATGTGCAGACCCTGCCCCATCTGTATCCCGGCGGCATGGACGGCTTTTACATCTGCCGTTTGAAACGGATTTCGTAA
- the htpX gene encoding zinc metalloprotease HtpX, with the protein MGYLKTAVLLAAMTALFLAVGYMLGGQGGMVIAFMVALAMNAFAYWNSDKIVLRMYGAREVDARSAPEFYHIVEDLARRAGLPMPRVYIIDTPQPNAFATGRNPENAAVAATTGLLNILNREEVAGVMAHELAHVRNRDTLIMTITATIAGAISMLANFALFLGNNRNNPLGIVGSILIMILAPLAAALVQMAISRSREYEADRIGAEICGQPLWLASALAKLHQASERIVNERAEENPATAHLFIVNPLHGQRMDNLFSTHPSMQNRIDRLYEMAAQSPGGSSGTGSSPYRSRASSPRSSGRSGVPNSGKSSGRGGPWS; encoded by the coding sequence ATGGGATATCTGAAAACAGCAGTATTGCTTGCGGCGATGACGGCGCTGTTTCTGGCGGTGGGCTATATGCTGGGCGGCCAGGGCGGCATGGTCATCGCATTTATGGTGGCGCTGGCGATGAACGCCTTTGCCTACTGGAATTCCGATAAAATCGTGCTGCGAATGTATGGTGCGCGCGAGGTGGATGCCCGCAGCGCCCCGGAATTTTATCACATTGTGGAAGACCTTGCCCGGCGGGCGGGGCTGCCTATGCCGCGGGTCTATATTATCGACACGCCGCAGCCCAATGCTTTCGCCACGGGCCGGAACCCGGAAAATGCGGCCGTGGCGGCGACAACCGGGCTGCTGAATATTCTCAATCGTGAAGAGGTGGCCGGGGTTATGGCCCATGAACTGGCGCATGTGCGCAATCGGGACACGTTGATCATGACCATTACGGCGACCATCGCCGGGGCCATCAGCATGTTGGCGAATTTCGCCCTGTTCCTGGGCAATAACCGCAACAATCCCTTAGGCATTGTGGGCAGCATCCTGATTATGATTCTGGCCCCGCTGGCCGCCGCACTGGTACAGATGGCCATCAGCCGCAGCCGGGAATATGAAGCCGACCGGATCGGCGCGGAAATCTGTGGTCAGCCGCTGTGGCTGGCGTCGGCTCTGGCCAAGCTGCACCAGGCCAGCGAGCGGATCGTCAATGAACGGGCTGAGGAAAACCCGGCAACCGCCCATCTGTTCATTGTCAATCCGTTGCATGGGCAGCGGATGGATAACCTGTTTTCCACTCACCCCAGCATGCAAAACCGTATCGACCGGCTCTACGAGATGGCGGCCCAGTCTCCGGGGGGCAGCTCTGGAACGGGATCCTCACCCTATCGGTCCCGTGCTTCCTCTCCCCGTTCTTCTGGTCGCTCGGGCGTGCCTAATTCAGGCAAGAGCTCTGGCCGGGGAGGTCCCTGGAGCTGA